Part of the Arachis hypogaea cultivar Tifrunner chromosome 6, arahy.Tifrunner.gnm2.J5K5, whole genome shotgun sequence genome, CACAGCCGCCGACGCAACTGCGGCAGCATGATTCTGCTGCTGTGGCGGCGTTGGCTTCTTGGTCTCGAGCTCGTCCTTAACAGGTCCACCCTTGGCCATGCTCTGCACCCAAACCCTAATCTTGTCCAAAATCAAGGGCTTCCCCTTGGAGAGCATGGCATCCTTCAGCGTCCTTCCAATCGGTCCCTCGTCCTTAACAGTAACCTTGAGCTCGGGATCCTCGCCGGCGTTCTCGTCGGAGATGTAAGGGATCTCGACGGTGCCATCAACTTTCAAGAGAGACTTGCCGTCGGAGTCCTTGGCTTCGCCCTGCCAGGCGAGGGTGAGTGAGATCTCGTATCCAGGAATGATCTTGCCTTTGCGGATGTTGACGTAGGCCTCGCCGTCGACGGAGGAGACCTTAGTGGTGGCGATGAAAAGATTAGATTCGCCGGTGAGAATAGGGAGGTCGTTGAGGAGGTTGTTGAAGAAGTTTCTGGACCAATCGAGGCAGTTGGTCTCGGACCAGTGCCAGTTGTGGACGTTGGTGCCGTCGGGTCTTTCTTCGACGATCCAGCGCTTGTCTCCTTCGCCGTAACGAGCCATTCAAGTGAGTGAGTGAGGGTTTTGGGTTCTTGATAGGATGCGGACTGCTGACTGCGGACTGCGGGGTAATTGGGTAAGAAGGGGGCgttaattaaaaacttaaaaggGGAAGTGTGGAAAGGTCTAGAAAGAAAGTGCCACGAAGAAATGAGGGAGCTTCAAGCTTGAAAATGTGGACTGTGGAAGCCTCTAGAAACTAGAAGCCACTCATTAACTACTTGGATTGGGAATCTCA contains:
- the LOC112696131 gene encoding uncharacterized protein, translating into MARYGEGDKRWIVEERPDGTNVHNWHWSETNCLDWSRNFFNNLLNDLPILTGESNLFIATTKVSSVDGEAYVNIRKGKIIPGYEISLTLAWQGEAKDSDGKSLLKVDGTVEIPYISDENAGEDPELKVTVKDEGPIGRTLKDAMLSKGKPLILDKIRVWVQSMAKGGPVKDELETKKPTPPQQQNHAAAVASAAVAPSLASAATKKEGSVEKDAKKKKKEGFKSISMTERFNCRARDLYEILLDENRWKGFTQSNAKISKEVGGEFSIFDGSVTGTNVELQEAKLIVQKWRFGSWPDGVHSLVKLVLEEPEPGVTVVKLTHNDVPEEDRYGNATVVENTERGWRDLIFQRIRAVFGFGI